A single Pyxicephalus adspersus chromosome 8, UCB_Pads_2.0, whole genome shotgun sequence DNA region contains:
- the SLC25A24 gene encoding mitochondrial adenyl nucleotide antiporter SLC25A24: protein MFVQIRRSLLCSAVCEGSDPQSRYADLFHTLDVNKDGKVDILELQQGLKAMGMAVAAGAEEKIVAAGDTNKDGQLDFAEFIKYLEEHEKKMKIAFTSLDKNSDGKIEASEILNSLKALGIKISSDHAEKILKSMDADGTLTVDWNEWRDHFLFNPADDIQEIIRYWKHSTVLDIGDSLTIPDEFTEEEKKTGQWWKQLLAGGMAGAVSRTGTAPLDRLKVMMQVHGTKGNSNMLAGLKQMIKEGGIRSLWRGNGVNVIKIAPETAMKFWAYEQYKKLFTSESGKLGTAERFIAGSLAGATAQTSIYPMEVLKTRLAVGKTGQYNGMFDCAKKILKKEGLRAFYKGYIPNILGIIPYAGIDLAVYETLKNHWLQKYATDSANPGVLVLLGCGTVSSTCGQLASYPLALIRTRMQAQASIEGAPQLSMGGLFRKIIAKEGFLGLYRGIAPNFLKVLPAVSISYVVYEKMKVRLGI from the exons ATGTTTGTCCAAATCCGGAGATCGTTGCTGTGCTCGGCTGTGTGTGAGGGCTCCGACCCGCAGTCTAGGTACGCCGATCTCTTCCATACGCTGGACGTCAATAAGGATGGCAAGGTGGACATCCTGgagctgcagcaggggctgaagGCGATGGGTATGGCGGTAGCGGCCGGTGCGGAGGAG aaaattgtAGCAGCTGGTGACACAAACAAAGATGGACAACTTGACTTTGCAGAATTCATAAAATATCTAGAAGAACatgagaagaaaatgaaaattgctTTTACCAGCCTAGACAAAAACAGTGATG GAAAGATTGAGGCATCTGAAATCCTAAATTCTCTTAAGGCTTTAGGTATAAAAATTTCATCAGACCATGCTGAGAAAATCCTCAAAAG TATGGATGCAGATGGCACCCTTACTGTGGACTGGAATGAGTGGCGAGACCACTTCCTGTTTAATCCTGCAGATGATATTCAGGAAATTATTCGTTACTGGAAACATTCAACA GTGTTGGATATTGGTGACAGTCTCACCATACCAGATGAATTtacagaagaggagaagaaaactGGTCAATGGTGGAAACAGCTTTTGGCTGGTGGGATGGCTGGAGCAGTGTCCCGTACAGGAACTGCCCCTCTTGACCGATTAAAAGTCATGATGCAG GTACATGGGACCAAAGGAAACTCAAACATGCTGGCTGGTCTGAAGCAAATGATAAAGGAAGGAGGTATCCGATCCCTCTGGCGAGGGAATGGCGTTAATGTCATTAAAATTGCCCCAGAGACAGCCATGAAATTCTGGGCCTATGAACAG tacaAGAAGCTGTTTACCTCCGAGAGTGGAAAGCTGGGTACGGCTGAGAGATTTATAGCTGGGTCTTTGGCTGGAGCAACGGCACAGACTTCTATATATCCAATGGAG gTTTTGAAGACTCGTTTAGCAGTGGGAAAGACTGGACAATATAATGGAATGTTTGACTGTGCTAAAAAGATTCTTAAAAAGGAAGGACTCCGGGCTTTTTATAAGGGATATATACCCAATATCCTGGGTATCATTCCCTATGCAGGCATTGACCTTGCTGTTTATGAG ACTCTCAAGAATCATTGGCTGCAAAAATATGCTACAGATTCTGCCAACCCAGGGGTCCTAGTCCTGCTGGGCTGTGGTACTGTATCTAGCACCTGTGGCCAGTTAGCCAGTTATCCATTAGCTCTCATCAGGACAAGAATGCAAGCTCaag CATCTATAGAGGGTGCGCCTCAACTTAGCATGGGAGGCCTCTTCCGTAAGATAATTGCTAAGGAAGGATTTTTAGGCCTGTACAGAGGTATTGCTCCAAACTTCTTGAAAGTTCTCCCAGCTGTCAGTATCAGCTATGTGGTGTATGAGAAGATGAAGGTTCGGCTTGGGATCTAG